The Humulus lupulus chromosome 4, drHumLupu1.1, whole genome shotgun sequence genome has a window encoding:
- the LOC133830246 gene encoding large ribosomal subunit protein uL15x-like, whose product MTTRFKKNRKKRGHVSAGHGRVGKHRKHPGGRGNAGGMHHHRILFDKYHPGYFGKVGMRYFHKLRNKFYCPIVNIDKLWSMVPQEIKDKATKDNVPMIDVSQFGYFKVLGKGTLPEDRPFVVKAKLISKIAEKKIKEAGGAVVLTA is encoded by the coding sequence ATGACTACCCGATTCAAGAAGAACCGCAAGAAGAGAGGCCACGTCAGTGCCGGGCATGGACGAGTGGGGAAGCACAGGAAGCATCCCGGAGGAAGAGGTAACGCCGGAGGCATGCACCACCACCGGATCCTGTTCGACAAGTACCATCCTGGGTACTTCGGCAAGGTCGGAATGAGGTACTTCCACAAGCTCAGAAACAAGTTCTACTGCCCCATTGTCAACATCGACAAGCTCTGGTCTATGGTCCCTCAAGAGATCAAGGACAAGGCCACCAAGGACAACGTGCCTATGATCGATGTCTCTCAATTCGGCTATTTCAAGGTCTTGGGCAAAGGGACCCTCCCAGAGGATCGGCCCTTCGTCGTTAAGGCCAAGCTCATTTCCAAGATTGCAGAGAAGAAGATCAAGGAGGCTGGTGGTGCTGTCGTTTTGACGGCTTAG